From a region of the Drosophila ananassae strain 14024-0371.13 chromosome XL, ASM1763931v2, whole genome shotgun sequence genome:
- the LOC6502256 gene encoding protein yippee: MGRIFLEHLGGLKLFNCAQCHTNLTNRSQLISTRFTGATGRAYLFKRVVNLTFSNIQERVMLTGRHMVRDVMCKNCGAKLGWMYEFATEESQKYKEGRVILEYALITEAEGFPSEAPSTSH, translated from the exons atGGGACGCATATTTCTGGAGCACCTTGGTGGCCTGAAGCTCTTCAACTGCGCCCAATGCCACACTAACCTGACCAACCGCAGCCAGCTGATCAGTACGCGCTTCACAGGCGCCACCG GACGTGCCTATCTGTTCAAGCGTGTGGTGAACCTGACCTTCAGCAACATCCAAGAACGAGTGATGCTAACCGGCCGACACATGGTGCGCGACGTCATGTGCAAAAACTGTGGAGCCAAGCTGGGCTGGATGTACGAGTTTGCCACCGAGGAGTCGCAAAA ATACAAAGAGGGTCGAGTTATCTTGGAGTATGCCCTCATTACCGAGGCAGAGGGCTTTCCCTCCGAAGCCCCCAGCACGAGTCATTGA
- the LOC6502166 gene encoding mitochondrial import inner membrane translocase subunit Tim9: protein MAKSPETIALEQLDKDQMKTFSDFLMSYNKLSEMCFTDCVRDFTSRDVKDSEEKCSLNCMEKYLKMNQRVSQRFQEFQVIANENALAMAQKTGKL, encoded by the exons ATGGCGAAAAGCCCAGAAACTATAGCGCTGGAACAGCTGGACAAGGACCAGATGAAAACG TTTTCAGACTTCTTGATGTCCTACAACAAGCTGTCCGAGATGTGCTTCACAGACTGCGTACGCGACTTCACATCACGAGATGTGAAAGATTCCGAG GAAAAGTGCTCGCTTAACTGCATGGAGAAGTACCTGAAGATGAATCAACGTGTGTCGCAGCGCTTCCAGGAGTTCCAGGTTATCGCCAACGAGAACGCTCTGGCCATGGCCCAAAAGACTGGGAAGCTGTAG